A part of Rhopalosiphum maidis isolate BTI-1 chromosome 3, ASM367621v3, whole genome shotgun sequence genomic DNA contains:
- the LOC113559900 gene encoding E3 SUMO-protein ligase KIAA1586-like, with the protein MPNEDNFVSDSQIDNQIQDVWDTSKIWPALWTKEQVIEFQKKNSWLSSKNGKLGCNNCIQAKNSINFQKSNIDSKVRISSEWVGFEIIAAGCNRTNQLASLRNKIKQHSESKAHVLAENILKKSSDKVLDKMFERISEVEIDSNTRLFRTVYCLAKNHRPFKQFEELVQLQQINGLDMGSSLHSRITATRMVNVIAKEMRKRLILRLIQSNSKFTIMIDESTTLSTKCTLILYISSYFDVESPVVAFLDLIDLDRQDAETIEKSIWLSLECNGISTSFALNNWIAFASDGASVMTGKKAGVATKLREKIPNLFTWHCLCHRLELSVHDVIKDCTGVSRFQSLMDKLYAYYHQSPKNSMGLDKSCVEVGIEMKKIGRVLNVRWSASSFRTIKAIWNNYPGIYLHVSKTHDVTSNGIKKKLESSSFLEELGLFYDVLSELAMLSCILQSRKTTLMRAQSEINRTIRILESLKAEPGEKEKEIIEAIQKGINKGVNITMTKSGGINRLQFLQNLVDRMRQRLFDDSKNKTMLEDIQVIDEVFKVAINDAKGEDEVKRVSRTLGFSEFESVVDFRSRNVFSSFMKALNILPTSTADCERGFSDMNLTITDLRTSLNIENVSDLMFISINGPSIADFNPRPYIKIWLRDHRSAVSTPRGKERKEIDDENKMQKLFFNNLFN; encoded by the exons ATGCCCAATGAAGATAATTTTGTTAGTGATAGTCAAATCGATAATCAAATACAAGATGTATGGGATACTTCCAAAATTTGGCCTGCATTATGGACAAAAGAACAGGTAATAGAGTTTCAAAAGAAAAACTCATGGTTAAGTAGCAAAAATGGGAAACTAGGATGTAATAATTGCATTCAAGCTAAAAATAgtatcaattttcaaaaatctaacATCGATAGCAAAGTTCGAATTTCTTCTGAGTGGGTAGGCTTTGAAATCATAGCTGCTGGGTGTAATCGTACAAATCAACTGGCttcattaagaaataaaattaaacaacattCAGAAAGCAAAGCTCATGTGTTAGCTGaaaacatattgaaaaaaagcTCAGACAAAgtattagataaaatgttcGAACGTATATCTGAAGTAGAGATTGATTCCAATACGCGACTTTTTAGAACTGTATATTGCTTGGCAAAAAATCACCGTCCCTTTAAACAGTTTGAAGAACTTGTTCAATTACAACAAATCAATGGATTGGACATGGGATCTTCCTTACATAGCAGAATAACTGCCACTCGAATGGTAAACGTCATTGCAAAGGAGATGCGCAAACGACTTATTTTACGCCTTATACAGTCGAATTCGAAATTTACCATAATGATTGACGAATCAACAACGCTGAGTACCAAATGTAcactaattttgtatatttcatcatattttgaCGTAGAATCGCCGGTTGTAGCATTCTTAGACCTGATTGACTTAGATAGACAAGATGCTGAAACTATCGAAAAATCTATTTGGTTAAGTTTAGAATGTAATGGGATATCAACATCGTTTGCATTAAACAACTGGATTGCTTTTGCCAGTGACGGAGCAAGTGTAATGACGGGTAAGAAAGCTGGAGTTGCTACTAAACTACGCGAAAAAATTCCGAATCTATTTACCTGGCATTGTTTATGTCATCGCCTCGAACTCTCAGTACATGACgtaataaaagattgtactgGAGTCTCTCGTTTCCAAAGTCTAATGGACAAACTCTACGCTTACTATCATCAAAgtcctaaaaattcaatgggTTTAGATAAATCTTGTGTTGAAGTAggcattgaaatgaaaaaaataggtcGTGTTTTGAATGTACGCTGGTCTGCAAGCAGTTTTCGAACTATAAAAGCCATATGGAATAATTATCCGggaatatatttacatgttaGTAAAACACATGATGTGACATCAAatggcataaaaaaaaaattagaatcctCTTCTTTTTTGGAGGAACTTGGACTTTTTTACGATGTTCTTTCTGAGCTTGCAATGTTATCTTGTATATTACAGTCCAGAAAAACAACTCTAATGCGTGCCCAGTCGGAGATAAATAGAACGATTAGAATTTTAGAAAGTCTGAAAGCTGAACCTGGGGAAAAAGAAAAGGAAATTATAGAAGCTATTCAGAAAGGAATTAACAAAGGTGTCAATATTACAATGACAAAATCAGGAGGGATTAACAGGTTACaatttttgcaaaatttaGTAGACAGAATGCGTCAACGCTTATTTGAtgactcaaaaaataaaacaatgctaGAAGACATTCag gtaattgATGAAGTGTTCAAAGTAGCAATTAATGATGCAAAGGGAGAAGATGAAGTTAAAAGAGTATCACGGACATTAGGTTTTTCTGAATTTGAAAGTGTAGTTGACTTCCGTTCaagaaatgttttttctagtttcatgAAAGCATTAAATATACTCCCAACTTCAACAGCTGATTGTGAACGAGGGTTTTCCGATATGAATTTGACAATAACTGATTTAAGGACTAgcttaaacattgaaaatgtGTCAGATTTGATGTTCATCTCTATCAATGGCCCTTCAATTGCAGATTTTAATCCTAgaccttatattaaaatttggttaAGAGATCACCGTTCTGCCGTTTCCACTCCTAGAGGTAAAGAAAGAAAAGAAATAGACGACGAAAATAAGAtgcagaaattattttttaacaatttatttaattaa
- the LOC113559800 gene encoding tetratricopeptide repeat protein 4-like: protein MENILKESGGSKQPITDEERAKLASRLDEDLDNFIDNLQKTPYKDGWKEETWREEMEKHPFFMSKPPEPEDQPSPLVEGLQNLRYDPDDNTPEELATKHKDDGNFNFKCRKYKLAILSYQEGLRLDFQNNELRAQMFNNMSASHYFLKNFRSSLTAAEQALKLKPDYEKTILRAINCCVQLKEFDKCLNFSDKYLEFVPGDDNVIKIKKEVLKSKKIVEMEKRKALKIQKQKEADHTKLLEELNKRKLNIVGKSGPIKELTIFDPRVPGLIKPVHLFENFLVWPVVFLYPEYQTSDMIQEFNESTTFYSHLVEIFAERPEWDVEGKYNADSVNVYFESVNEYKSGTKVTKIDLKTCTLFEALTILRCPIENGTPVFLIFFAGGQFEKEFLEEVPKSAQIQ, encoded by the exons atggaaaatatattgaa agaatCGGGTGGCTCTAAGCAACCAATCACAGATGAAGAACGTGCAAAACTTGCTAGCCGTCTCGATGAAGATTTAGATAATTTCATAGACAATCTACAGAAAACACCTTATAAAGATGGTTGGAAAGAGGAGACTTGGCGTGAG GAAATGGAAAAGCACCCATTTTTTATGTCCAAGCCTCCTGAACCAGAAGATCAACCATCCCCTTTAGTTGAGGGCTTGCAAAATCTTCGATATGATCCAGATGATAACACTCCAGAGGAGTTGGCCACTAAACATAAAGACGAcggaaatttcaattttaagtgtcgtaaatataaattggctATATTGTCATACCAAGAAGGGCTAAGattagattttcaaaataatgagcTCCGTGctcaaatgtttaataatatgtctgcTTcacattactttttaaaaaattttag atCAAGTTTGACAGCAGCTGAACAAGCTCTCAAATTAAAACCAGACTATGAAAAAACCATACTGAGGGCAATAAATTGTTGTGTTCAGTTAAAAGAGtttgataaatgtttaaactttagtgataaatatttggaatttgTACCAGGAgatgataatgttattaaaataaaaaaagaagtgttaaaatctaaa aaaattgtgGAGATGGAAAAAAGAAAAGCTTTAAAGATTCAAAAGCAAAAAGAAGCGGATCATACTAAGTTGTTAGAAGAgcttaataaaagaaaattgaacATAGTTGGCAaaa GTGGTCCGATTAaagaattaacaatatttgatcCAAGAGTGCCTGGTTTAATCAAGCCAGTACATTTATTTGAGAATTTTCTTGTGTGGCCAGTTGTCTTTTTATATCCTGAGTATCAAACTTCTGATATGATCCAAGAGTTTAATGAATCTACTac atTCTATAGTCATTTAGTTGAAATATTTGCTGAAAGGCCTGAATGGGATGTGGAAGGAAAATATAATGCAGATTCAGTAAATGTCTATTTTGAGTCggtaaatgaatataaaagtggtacaaaagttacaaaaatagatttaaaaacatgtactTTATTTGAagcattaacaatattaag gTGTCCAATTGAAAACGGAACACCagtgtttttgattttctttgCTGGAGGACAATTTGAGAAAGAATTCTTAGAAGAAGTGCCAAAATCAgctcaaatacaataa
- the LOC113560134 gene encoding conserved oligomeric Golgi complex subunit 3-like, whose protein sequence is MANNKPGRISDKLVRWEAEKNPLAPLSQSQINAYLSLSEHIGDSDFMSLEIEDHDIDKSDINEDPQILNRNIESAEDFHKFYHEISQKWMSADIKPCLQLANELRSQLDEWNLMLSKMDECMELIGMLEEKYSEVSKKTNSLYLAGEELHTDQTSLSNICQEINERLSIFNAADSIHSKLDSPSFIVTSEMFANMMMSIDTGIKYLNSHMSYKESNKYLALYINARYKALSLVQTYITQCLQTGTESLDTTEFIAHYGKFQAIATKVRPVIELLENRIDLDPVYSAALEDCVLAYVTRRKALLGSSISNTLSNYTSSGSDYCSTLRSSCKILIQLTHDENRLYQCFFTNKSPVFREYLETVCMHLYDMLRPLVIHMKHFETLVELCTILRIEILQDYVSEDASLEVFGSVAELLLQDTQERLVFRANLYFVTDISEYKPSPGDIAYPEKLKQMEAIAEEMQYRQLTRYDSTGSLVSSVSEAPSVMSKQSGGWTSAADLHGMWYPPVRRTLMCLSRLYRCVDKTIFQSLSHEAVALCLKNIHQAALLILKKSEMEMKDKKL, encoded by the exons atgGCAAACAATAAGCCAGGACGAATATCTGATAAACTTGTTCGGTGGGAAGCCGAAAAGAACCCATTGGCACCTTTAAGTCAGTCTCAAATCAATGCATATCTGAGTTTGTCCGAACACATAGGTGATAGTGATTTTATg tctttaGAAATCGAAGACCATGACATAGATAAATCAGATATAAATGAAGAtccacaaattttaaatagaaacatTGAATCTGCCGAGGAT TTTCATAAATTCTATCACGAGATTTCTCAAAAATGGATGTCCGCGGATATAAAACCATGTTTACAGCTTGCGAATGAACTAAGAAGTCAGCTTGACGAGTGGAATTTAATGTTATCTAAG atggaCGAGTGTATGGAGCTTATTGGTATGTTAGAAGAAAAATACAGTGAGGTTTCAAAGAAAACAAACTCTTTATATTTAGCTGGAGAAGAACTACACACTGAtcag ACAAGTCTTAGTAATATATGTCAAGAAATTAACGAACGTTTGTCCATCTTCAATGCTGCTGACTCTATTCACTCAAAATTGGATTCACCTTCATTCATTGTTACCAGTGAAATGTTTGCTAACATGATGATGTCTATTGATActggaattaaatatttaaattctcat ATGTCGTATAAGGAGAGCAATAAATATCTTGCTCTGTATATAAACGCCAGGTACAAAGCTCTATCGCTTGTTCAAACTTATATAACTCAGTGTCTTCAGACAGGAACAGAGAGTTTAGATACAACTGAATTCATAGCACACTACGGGAAGTTTCAAGCAATTGCAACAAAAGTACGGCCAGTAATAGAATTATTGGAAAACCGTATAGATTTGGATCCAGT ATATTCTGCAGCATTGGAAGACTGTGTACTGGCTTATGTGACACGACGAAAAGCTCTTCTTGGTTCGTCCATAAGTAATACACTGTCCAATTACACATCGAGCGGAAGTGATTATTGTTCAACATTACGTTCATCGTGTAAAATTCTCATACAATTGACTCATGACGAAAATCGATTGTATCAATGTTTCTTTACAAATAAATCTCCAGTATTCag agaaTATCTTGAAACAGTTTGTATGCATTTGTATGATATGTTAAGGCCATTAGTTATTCACATGAAACATTTTGAAACATTAGTAGAACTTTGTACAATCCTAAGGATAGAAATATTACAAGACTATGTTTCTGAAGATG CATCACTTGAGGTTTTTGGATCTGTAGCAGAGTTACTGTTACAAGATACACAAGAGCGTTTAGTATTTCGAGCCAATTTATACTTTGTCACGGACATTTCCGAGTACAAGCCATCACCCGGTGATATAGCGTATCCagaaaagttaaaacaaaTGGAAGCAATTGCTGAAGAAATGCAATATCGACAGTTGACTAGATACGACTCGACTGGAAGTTTAGTGTCATCTGTATCTGAAGCGCCATCAGTTATGTCAAAACAGTCAG GTGGATGGACTTCTGCTGCAGATCTTCATGGAATGTGGTATCCACCTGTGAGACGTACATTGATGTGTTTATCACGTTTGTATAGATGTGTTgataaaaccatttttcaaAGTCTTTCTCATGAGGCAGTTGCATTGTGTTTGAAAAACATACATCAAGCTGCTCTGTTGATTCtcaaaaaaag tgaAATGGAAATGAAAGATaagaaattgtaa
- the LOC113559814 gene encoding ras-related protein Rap-2c-like, with amino-acid sequence MREFKVVVLGSGGVGKSALTVQFVSGRFMEKYDPTIEDFYRKEIEVDSSPCVLEILDTAGTEQFASMRDLYIKNGQGFVVVYSLTNHQTFQDIKPMKELITRVKGSERVPILLVANKIDLEHQREVPTIEGNTLAQIWGCPFVEASAKNRTNVNEVFAEIVREMNFSNDKEKKSYCCCTVL; translated from the coding sequence ATGCGCGAGTTCAAAGTGGTCGTGCTGGGCTCGGGCGGCGTGGGCAAGAGTGCCTTGACCGTGCAGTTTGTGTCTGGCCGGTTCATGGAGAAATACGACCCAACTATAGAGGACTTCTACAGGAAGGAGATTGAAGTCGACAGTTCGCCTTGCGTATTAGAAATACTAGACACAGCCGGCACCGAACAGTTTGCCAGTATGCGCGACTTGTACATAAAGAACGGACAGGGTTTTGTTGTCGTGTACAGCCTGACTAACCATCAGACTTTCCAGGACATAAAACCCATGAAGGAGCTCATCACTAGGGTGAAAGGGTCAGAGCGGGTGCCCATATTGCTGGTGgcaaacaaaatcgatttggAACATCAACGTGAGGTTCCAACGATTGAGGGAAACACTCTGGCCCAAATCTGGGGCTGTCCGTTTGTCGAAGCAAGTGCCAAGAACCGTACCAATGTCAATGAAGTATTTGCAGAGATTGTGCGTGAAATGAATTTCAGCAATGACAAAGAAAAGAAGAGTTATTGTTGCTGTACAGTTCTATAA